Proteins co-encoded in one Capsicum annuum cultivar UCD-10X-F1 chromosome 9, UCD10Xv1.1, whole genome shotgun sequence genomic window:
- the LOC107842836 gene encoding organelle RRM domain-containing protein 6, chloroplastic codes for MLGIVMAAVYPSANLYSKSQLPLTSFSIRKVSPKHHLLPCHSLTIRVPIILSASYPHQPSPSSTRFKFNPSTKLFVSGLSFRTTEESLRSAFNNFGELVEVNLMMDKIANRPRGFAFIRYATEEESQKAIEGMHGKFLDGRVIFVEVAKSRSELRRDHNHNSRQ; via the exons ATGCTAGGCATAGTAATGGCGGCAGTGTATCCTAGCGCTAATCTATATTCAAAGTCACAGTTACCATTGACATCATTTTCTATTAGAAAAGTATCAccaaagcatcatcttcttccttgTCATTCACTAACAATTCGTGTTCCCATAATTTTATCTGCTTCTTATCCTCATCAGCCTTCTCCTTCAAGTACTCGGTTCAAATTTAATCCTTCAACGAAGCTCTTTGTTAGCG gACTGTCATTTCGCACAACTGAAGAGAGTTTAAGAAGCGCCTTCAACAACTTTGGGGAGCTCGTGGAAg TTAATTTGATGATGGACAAAATTGCCAACAGACCAAGAGGATTTGCTTTCATTCGTTATGCTACGGAGGAGGAATCGCAAAAAGCAATTGAGGGAATGCATGGCAAG TTTCTGGATGGCAGGGTAATTTTTGTAGAAGTCGCTAAGTCTAGATCTGAACTTCGCCGAGACCATAATCACAATAGCAGACAATGA